From a single Lolium rigidum isolate FL_2022 chromosome 7, APGP_CSIRO_Lrig_0.1, whole genome shotgun sequence genomic region:
- the LOC124678188 gene encoding amino acid transporter AVT3B-like gives MGFDDKEGSSSSSRLHTTPLLPHHGGAVARLSSQPKTFANVFIAVVGSGVLGLPYTFSRTGWAAGSILLLAVAALTYHCMMLLVASRRRLADEHPKIASFGDLGAAVYGAAGRHTVDAMLVLSQASFCIGYLLFIANTLAHLYPIGGSSSASSPLLTAKALFIWAMLPFQLGLNSIKTLTLLAPLSIFADVVDLGAMGVVLGQDTATWLAEKPPVFAFGGPAEVLYGLGVAVYAFEGIGMVLPLEAEAADKRKFGGTLGLSMAFIAIMYGLFGAMGYLAFGASTRDIITTNLGAGWLSVTVQLGLCINLFFTMPVMMNPVYEVAERLLHGKRYAWWLRWILVVFVGLMAMLVPNFADFLSLVGSSVCVLLGFVLPAAFHLKVMGADIGWPGLVSDVAIIGVGLALSLSGTWTSLAQMISGSPNA, from the coding sequence ATGGGGTTCGACGACAAGGAGGGGAGCTCCTCGTCCTCCCGGCTGCACACGACGCCGCTGCTgccgcaccacggcggcgccgTGGCGCGCCTGTCGTCGCAGCCCAAGACCTTCGCCAACGTCTTCATCGCGGTGGTCGGCTCGGGCGTGCTGGGCCTCCCCTACACCTTCTCCCGCACGGGCTGGGCGGCGGGCTCCATCctgctcctcgccgtcgccgcgctcACCTACCACTGCATGATGCTGCTGgtcgccagccgccgccgcctcgccgacgaGCACCCCAAGATCGCCTCTTTCGGGGACCTGGGCGCCGCCGTGTACGGCGCGGCGGGGCGCCACACCGTCGACGCCATGCTCGTGCTCAGCCAGGCCAGCTTCTGCATCGGCTACCTCCTCTTCATCGCCAACACACTGGCGCACCTCTACCCGATCGGTggctcctcctccgcgtcctccccGCTCCTCACGGCCAAGGCGCTCTTCATCTGGGCCATGCTGCCGTTCCAGCTGGGGCTCAACTCCATCAAGACGCTCACGCTCCTCGCCCCGCTCAGCATCTTCGCCGACGTCGTGGATCTCGGCGCCATGGGCGTCGTCCTCGGCCAGGACACCGCCACGTGGCTCGCCGAGAAGCCACCCGTGTTCGCCTTCGGGGGCCCCGCCGAGGTCCTCTACGGCCTCGGCGTCGCCGTGTACGCCTTCGAGGGCATCGGCATGGTGCTGCcgctggaggcggaggcggccgaCAAGCGCAAGTTCGGCGGCACGCTCGGCCTCTCCATGGCCTTCATCGCCATCATGTACGGCCTCTTCGGCGCCATGGGGTACCTGGCCTTCGGCGCCTCCACAAGGGACATCATCACCACCAACCTCGGCGCCGGCTGGCTGTCCGTCACCGTGCAGCTCGGCCTCTGCATCAACCTCTTCTTCACCATGCCCGTCATGATGAACCCCGTCTACGAGGTCGCCGAGCGCCTGCTCCACGGCAAGCGATACGCATGGTGGCTCCGATGGATCCTCGTTGTCTTCGTCGGACTCATGGCGATGCTGGTGCCCAACTTCGCGGACTTCCTCTCGCTCGTCGGGAGCAGCGTCTGCGTCCTGCTCGGCTTCGTGCTGCCGGCCGCGTTCCACCTCAAGGTGATGGGCGCAGATATCGGGTGGCCTGGGCTTGTCAGCGACGTGGCCATCATCGGCGTTGGGCTCGCGCTCTCCTTGTCCGGGACATGGACCTCGCTCGCGCAAATGATCTCCGGTTCTCCCAACGCGTAA
- the LOC124677253 gene encoding transcription factor bHLH110-like isoform X1 has protein sequence MAEQAADIPVSYSSSSTSPTSSIWESQQIMQIHAPLPSWSPHNGTLLVAATTDPVAFSMVPSSSSRSHLPSGHLWNNTVLNTRAHGSSSEHGGGNGHGKDFLSLLEARKVMPEMLDDFPAAACDYLKGMDSGDYSSMAGSSTYGLDSSGPYTGSSPPLTRHDEVLKSPPVYLGNSTLVQGSVMGFMPSQNHEVQQDGDQQQELGAPTGTFLHQMIPSSGAIHGSSLGYSGSGNERVFHESGEMQVSFDALSSLDAISFSGYRSNKELTHSSQYEQHTISVQPKARTSSRSASGAAGDPKKRKSEENLGGNGKKSKQDTSITSPPKAEVPSVKLGERDKIIALQQTISPYGKTDRASVLSETIKHIEYLHEQIQLLSEPYMEHITNKAPFQWGGKEEQKAEHDLRGRGLCLVPVSCTPQVFQGNSLPDCWMPAYKSPLYR, from the exons ATGGCTGAACAGGCAGCTGACATTCCAGTTAGTTACAGCAGCTCCTCCACTTCACCAACCAGCAGCATCTGGGAGAGCCAACAGATCATGCAAATCCACGCACCACTCCCCTCATGGAGCCCCCACAACGGCACGCTCCTTGTCGCCGCTACCACTGACCCTGTAGCCTTCTCCATGGTCCCTTCGTCATCGTCCCGCTCGCACCTGCCGAGCGGGCATCTATGGAATAACACTGTCCT CAATACCAgagctcatgggagcagcagtgaGCATGGTGGGGGCAACGGCCATGGAAAGGACTTTCTTTCCTTGCTTGAAGCGAGGAAGGTGATGCCAGAGATGCTCGATGATTTCCCCGCTGCGGCATGCGACTACCTCAAAGGCATGGACAGTGGTGACTACAGCAGCATGGCCGGATCATCTACCTACGGTTTGGACAGCAGTGGCCCATACACTGGCTCCAGTCCTCCGCTCACCAGGCATGACgaggttctgaaatctccaccagTGTACCTGGGGAACAGTACTTTGGTGCAAGGGAGCGTGATGGGCTTCATGCCAAGCCAGAATCATGAGGTACAACAAGATGGTGACCAGCAGCAGGAGCTTGGAGCTCCCACTGGGACATTTCTGCACCAAATGATTCCTAGTAGTGGTGCGATTCATGGAAGCTCTCTGGGTTATTCTGGCTCTGGGAATGAAAGGGTTTTTCATGAGTCCGGAGAAATGCAGGTTTCTTTTGATGCTTTGAGTTCGTTGGATGCTATCTCTTTTAGTGGCTACAGATCAAACAAAGAATTGACACATAGCAGTCAATATGAGCAACATACTATATCG GTGCAGCCAAAGGCAAGGACTAGTAGTAGAAGTGCAAGTGGCGCTGCAGGTGATCCTAAGAAGAGAAAATCAGAAGAAAATTTGGGAGGCAATGGAAAGAAGTCGAAGCAAGATACTTCAATTACGTCACCTCCCAAG GCAGAAGTGCCTAGCGTGAAGTTGGGAGAGAGGGACAAGATCATAGCATTGCAGCAGACCATCTCACCGTATGGAAAG ACGGATAGGGCATCAgtgttgtctgaaaccatcaagcACATCGAATATCTACATGAGCAAATACAG TTACTTAGTGAACCCTACATGGAGCATATCACAAATAAG GCGCCCTTTCAATGGGGAGGTAAAGAGGAGCAGAAGGCAGAGCATGATTTGAGAGGTAGAGGGCTGTGCTTGGTTCCTGTTTCGTGCACCCCACAAGTTTTCCAGGGTAATAGCCTGCCGGATTGCTGGATGCCGGCGTACAAGAGCCCCCTTTACCGATGA
- the LOC124675927 gene encoding uncharacterized protein LOC124675927 — translation MSDVYKKAKPGRLVFKGGEAATLRKPKKQKKNKKPAADVPADADPEAAAGEAAAPTEGAEGGGAGGDDYTIDAAKRMKYEEIFPVETRKFGYDPSNAVRTSRDRTVEQALDDRVRKKADRYCK, via the coding sequence ATGTCGGACGTTTACAAGAAAGCCAAGCCCGGCCGCCTCGTCTTCAAGGGCGGCGAGGCCGCCACCCTCCGCAAGCCCAAAAagcagaagaagaacaagaagcccGCCGCCGATGTCCCCGCCGACGCCGACCCCGAAGCCGCCGCAGGGGAGGCGGCCGCGCCCACGGAGGGCGCCGAGGGCGGAGGCGCTGGGGGCGACGACTACACCATCGACGCGGCGAAGCGGATGAAGTACGAGGAGATCTTCCCCGTGGAGACCAGGAAGTTCGGCTACGACCCGTCCAACGCCGTCCGCACCTCCCGCGACCGCACCGTCGAGCAGGCCCTCGACGACCGCGTGCGCAAGAAGGCCGACCGCTACTGCAAGTGA
- the LOC124677253 gene encoding uncharacterized protein LOC124677253 isoform X3: MAEQAADIPVSYSSSSTSPTSSIWESQQIMQIHAPLPSWSPHNGTLLVAATTDPVAFSMVPSSSSRSHLPSGHLWNNTVLNTRAHGSSSEHGGGNGHGKDFLSLLEARKVMPEMLDDFPAAACDYLKGMDSGDYSSMAGSSTYGLDSSGPYTGSSPPLTRHDEVLKSPPVYLGNSTLVQGSVMGFMPSQNHEVQQDGDQQQELGAPTGTFLHQMIPSSGAIHGSSLGYSGSGNERVFHESGEMQVSFDALSSLDAISFSGYRSNKELTHSSQYEQHTISVQPKARTSSRSASGAAGDPKKRKSEENLGGNGKKSKQDTSITSPPKAEVPSVKLGERDKIIALQQTISPYGKLHFVRRIGHQCCLKPSSTSNIYMSKYSYLVNPTWSISQIRRPFNGEVKRSRRQSMI; the protein is encoded by the exons ATGGCTGAACAGGCAGCTGACATTCCAGTTAGTTACAGCAGCTCCTCCACTTCACCAACCAGCAGCATCTGGGAGAGCCAACAGATCATGCAAATCCACGCACCACTCCCCTCATGGAGCCCCCACAACGGCACGCTCCTTGTCGCCGCTACCACTGACCCTGTAGCCTTCTCCATGGTCCCTTCGTCATCGTCCCGCTCGCACCTGCCGAGCGGGCATCTATGGAATAACACTGTCCT CAATACCAgagctcatgggagcagcagtgaGCATGGTGGGGGCAACGGCCATGGAAAGGACTTTCTTTCCTTGCTTGAAGCGAGGAAGGTGATGCCAGAGATGCTCGATGATTTCCCCGCTGCGGCATGCGACTACCTCAAAGGCATGGACAGTGGTGACTACAGCAGCATGGCCGGATCATCTACCTACGGTTTGGACAGCAGTGGCCCATACACTGGCTCCAGTCCTCCGCTCACCAGGCATGACgaggttctgaaatctccaccagTGTACCTGGGGAACAGTACTTTGGTGCAAGGGAGCGTGATGGGCTTCATGCCAAGCCAGAATCATGAGGTACAACAAGATGGTGACCAGCAGCAGGAGCTTGGAGCTCCCACTGGGACATTTCTGCACCAAATGATTCCTAGTAGTGGTGCGATTCATGGAAGCTCTCTGGGTTATTCTGGCTCTGGGAATGAAAGGGTTTTTCATGAGTCCGGAGAAATGCAGGTTTCTTTTGATGCTTTGAGTTCGTTGGATGCTATCTCTTTTAGTGGCTACAGATCAAACAAAGAATTGACACATAGCAGTCAATATGAGCAACATACTATATCG GTGCAGCCAAAGGCAAGGACTAGTAGTAGAAGTGCAAGTGGCGCTGCAGGTGATCCTAAGAAGAGAAAATCAGAAGAAAATTTGGGAGGCAATGGAAAGAAGTCGAAGCAAGATACTTCAATTACGTCACCTCCCAAG GCAGAAGTGCCTAGCGTGAAGTTGGGAGAGAGGGACAAGATCATAGCATTGCAGCAGACCATCTCACCGTATGGAAAG TTGCATTTTGTCAGACGGATAGGGCATCAgtgttgtctgaaaccatcaagcACATCGAATATCTACATGAGCAAATACAG TTACTTAGTGAACCCTACATGGAGCATATCACAAATAAG GCGCCCTTTCAATGGGGAGGTAAAGAGGAGCAGAAGGCAGAGCATGATTTGA
- the LOC124677253 gene encoding transcription factor bHLH68-like isoform X2 has product MAEQAADIPVSYSSSSTSPTSSIWESQQIMQIHAPLPSWSPHNGTLLVAATTDPVAFSMVPSSSSRSHLPSGHLWNNTVLNTRAHGSSSEHGGGNGHGKDFLSLLEARKVMPEMLDDFPAAACDYLKGMDSGDYSSMAGSSTYGLDSSGPYTGSSPPLTRHDEVLKSPPVYLGNSTLVQGSVMGFMPSQNHEVQQDGDQQQELGAPTGTFLHQMIPSSGAIHGSSLGYSGSGNERVFHESGEMQVSFDALSSLDAISFSGYRSNKELTHSSQYEQHTISPKARTSSRSASGAAGDPKKRKSEENLGGNGKKSKQDTSITSPPKAEVPSVKLGERDKIIALQQTISPYGKTDRASVLSETIKHIEYLHEQIQLLSEPYMEHITNKAPFQWGGKEEQKAEHDLRGRGLCLVPVSCTPQVFQGNSLPDCWMPAYKSPLYR; this is encoded by the exons ATGGCTGAACAGGCAGCTGACATTCCAGTTAGTTACAGCAGCTCCTCCACTTCACCAACCAGCAGCATCTGGGAGAGCCAACAGATCATGCAAATCCACGCACCACTCCCCTCATGGAGCCCCCACAACGGCACGCTCCTTGTCGCCGCTACCACTGACCCTGTAGCCTTCTCCATGGTCCCTTCGTCATCGTCCCGCTCGCACCTGCCGAGCGGGCATCTATGGAATAACACTGTCCT CAATACCAgagctcatgggagcagcagtgaGCATGGTGGGGGCAACGGCCATGGAAAGGACTTTCTTTCCTTGCTTGAAGCGAGGAAGGTGATGCCAGAGATGCTCGATGATTTCCCCGCTGCGGCATGCGACTACCTCAAAGGCATGGACAGTGGTGACTACAGCAGCATGGCCGGATCATCTACCTACGGTTTGGACAGCAGTGGCCCATACACTGGCTCCAGTCCTCCGCTCACCAGGCATGACgaggttctgaaatctccaccagTGTACCTGGGGAACAGTACTTTGGTGCAAGGGAGCGTGATGGGCTTCATGCCAAGCCAGAATCATGAGGTACAACAAGATGGTGACCAGCAGCAGGAGCTTGGAGCTCCCACTGGGACATTTCTGCACCAAATGATTCCTAGTAGTGGTGCGATTCATGGAAGCTCTCTGGGTTATTCTGGCTCTGGGAATGAAAGGGTTTTTCATGAGTCCGGAGAAATGCAGGTTTCTTTTGATGCTTTGAGTTCGTTGGATGCTATCTCTTTTAGTGGCTACAGATCAAACAAAGAATTGACACATAGCAGTCAATATGAGCAACATACTATATCG CCAAAGGCAAGGACTAGTAGTAGAAGTGCAAGTGGCGCTGCAGGTGATCCTAAGAAGAGAAAATCAGAAGAAAATTTGGGAGGCAATGGAAAGAAGTCGAAGCAAGATACTTCAATTACGTCACCTCCCAAG GCAGAAGTGCCTAGCGTGAAGTTGGGAGAGAGGGACAAGATCATAGCATTGCAGCAGACCATCTCACCGTATGGAAAG ACGGATAGGGCATCAgtgttgtctgaaaccatcaagcACATCGAATATCTACATGAGCAAATACAG TTACTTAGTGAACCCTACATGGAGCATATCACAAATAAG GCGCCCTTTCAATGGGGAGGTAAAGAGGAGCAGAAGGCAGAGCATGATTTGAGAGGTAGAGGGCTGTGCTTGGTTCCTGTTTCGTGCACCCCACAAGTTTTCCAGGGTAATAGCCTGCCGGATTGCTGGATGCCGGCGTACAAGAGCCCCCTTTACCGATGA